One window of the Oncorhynchus mykiss isolate Arlee chromosome 5, USDA_OmykA_1.1, whole genome shotgun sequence genome contains the following:
- the zmiz2 gene encoding zinc finger MIZ domain-containing protein 2 isoform X1, which translates to MNPLNSMKPGLPPTPHSDGNFLYDSASWQQGTNQQPGALSVVTTVWGVTNPSHSQVFGAPMGPGGNSGGHMMQGSGGGGGMSPGVNHQYQSYGDKGYGQPGLYGRPNTAYNQAPPYGQSYSNNGGGGGMGQRPPSDFTQAAAAAVAAAAATATATATATVAAIQEKQNQEMNYGQMGGGPSSYSTQFLSHPGPQQGGPRGPPGMSPSGMVQSRPGQHPSMGGMGYPSHPSQGQGQRMSQQHPGYPAGQQQGLKRPYQSEGFPGQQQYGSGGMSPYHGGQPLQYPPGPQQRPPQSPSYHPNQRMPPMAQYQQGPPNPAQYYKEQQYNGQQGNMPPGGYNAFTQAAVNAQGGRVMPGYPSSPLGGNPTPPMTPGSMPPYLSPGGPGPDTKPPYLPQGPDIKPPYLPQGPDIKPNINSLQPPTGNPSDDLRLTFPVRDGVVLEPFRLEHNLAVSNHAFQLRDSVYKTLMMRPDLELQFKCYHHEDRQMNTNWPASVQVQSHLQVSGPCLQVSVNATPLTIERGDNKTSHKPLYLKQVCQPGRNTIQITVTACCCSHLFVLQLVHRPSVRSVLQGLMKKRLLPAEHCVSKIKRNFNSGTIPGTTGLNGEDGVEQTAIKVSLKCPITFRRIQLPARGHDCRHIQCFDLESYLQLNCERGTWRCPVCNKSALLEGLEVDQYMLGILIYIQNSDYEEITIDPVCGWRPVPIKPDIHIKEEADGPVLKRCRTVSPSHMMMPNVMEMIAALGPASSPYQGLPPGGRNTPDYNSQAGQGYSSQSGFSEFPNTPGTPTLRDFTSPGPPNIYQQDQMSHSGRMDPSHNALQQQQQQHQQGVHGNQSIGGGVGGQMQQRNSNTQNARLQTEGSFGLGGAGGGEGADHTLDLLPELTNPDELLSYLGPPDLPSNSNDDLLSLFENN; encoded by the exons ATGAACCCCCTCAACTCCATGAAACCCGGTCTGCCTCCCACTccgcacag TGACGGTAACTTCCTGTATGACTCTGCCTCCTGGCAACAAGGCACCAATCAGCAGCCAGGCGCCCTCTCTGTGGTAACCACTGTCTGGGGCGTGACCAATCCCTCGCACAGCCAG GTGTTTGGTGCGCCCATGGGTCCGGGCGGGAACTCTGGAGGTCACATGATGCAGGGCAGCGGTGGCGGTGGGGGGATGAGTCCCGGTGTGAACCACCAGTACCAGAGCTATGGTGATAAGGGCTACGGACAACCAGGTCTCTACGGACGCCCCAACACCGCCTATAACCAAGCACCACCCTATGGACAGAG TTACTCTAATAatggtggtggagggggaatgGGCCAACGCCCCCCCTCTGACTTCACCCAGGCTGCTGCCGCTGCTGTTGCCGCCGCTGCTGCCACGGCAACCGCCACTGCCACGGCAACAGTTGCCGCCATCCAGGAGAAGCAGAACCAGGAAATGAACTACGGCCAG ATGGGCGGAGGACCATCCTCCTACAGTACCCAGTTCCTGTCCCACCCGGGCCCCCAGCAGGGTGGGCCCCGCGGCCCCCCGGGGATGAGCCCCAGTGGGATGGTCCAGTCCCGGCCTGGACAGCACCCCTCAATGGGGGGCATGGGGTACCCCTCGCACCCCTCCCAGGGTCAGGGCCAGAGGATGTCCCAGCAGCACCCAGGCTACCCAGCAGGTCAACAACAGGGGCTCAAACGCCCCTATCAATCTGAG GGTTTCCCAGGGCAGCAACAGTATGGTTCAGGGGGCATGTCTCCGTACCATGGTGGCCAGCCCCTCCAGTACCCCCCCGGCCCCCAGCAGCGCCCGCCCCAGTCCCCATCATACCACCCCAACCAGCGCATGCCCCCCATGGCACAGTACCAGCAAGGTCCACCCAACCCGGCACAGTACTACAAG gAGCAGCAGTACAATGGGCAGCAGGGTAACATGCCACCAGGAGGCTACAACGCCTTCACACAGGCTGCTGTCAATGCG CAGGGTGGCCGAGTGATGCCGGGGTACCCCAGTTCTCCTTTGGGGGGTAACCCAACCCCTCCCATGACTCCAGGCAGCATGCCCCCCTACCTGTCACCCGGTGGGCCTGGACCGGACACCAAGCCCCCCTACCTCCCCCAAGGCCCTGACATCAAGCCCCCCTACCTCCCCCAAGGCCCTGACATCAAGCCCAACATCAACTCCCTACAGCCCCCCACTG GTAACCCTAGCGACGACCTGCGGCTGACCTTCCCGGTGCGCGACGGCGTGGTGCTGGAGCCGTTCCGATTGGAGCACAACCTGGCAGTCAGCAACCATGCCTTCCAGCTGCGAGACTCTGTCTACAAAACCCTCATGATGAG GCCTGACCTGGAGCTGCAGTTTAAGTGTTATCACCATGAGGACCGGCAGATGAACACTAACTGGCCCGCTTCCGTACAGGTACAATCACACTTACAG GTTTCTGGTCCTTGCTTACAGGTGAGTGTGAACGCCACACCGCTCACCATCGAGAGGGGCGACAACAAGACGTCCCACAAGCCCCTCTACCTCAAGCAGGTGTGTCAGCCGGGACGCAACACCATCCAGATCACCGTCACCGCCTGCTGCTGC tccCACCTGTTTGTGTTGCAGCTGGTCCACAGGCCATCAGTACGCTCAGTTCTGCAAGGTTTAATGAAGAAGAGATTACTGCCCGCAGAGCACTGTGTGTCTAAGA TTAAGAGGAACTTCAATAGTGGGACCATCCCTGGAACCACAGGGCTGAACGGAGAGGATGGTGTGGAGCAGACAGCCATCAAAGTCTCTCTGAAATGTCCCATCACCTTCAGACGCATCCAGCTGCCCGCTCGGGGACACGACTGTAGACATATCCAG tgtttTGACCTGGAGTCGTACCTGCAGTTGAACTGTGAGAGAGGGACCTGGAGATGCCCTGTGTGCAA TAAAAGCGCTCTACTGGAGGGACTAGAAGTGGACCAGTACATGCTGGGGATTCTAATTTACATACagaa cTCGGACTATGAGGAGATCACCATTGATCCAGTGTGTGGCTGGAGGCCGGTGCCCATTAAACCAGACATCCACATAAAGGAGGAAGCAGACGGGCCTGTGTTGAAGCGCTGCCGGACGGTCAGCCCCAGTCACATGATGATGCCCAATGTCATGGAGATGATAGCTGCCCTGGGACCGGCCTCCTCGCCCTACCAGGGtctaccacctgggggcaggaACACACCTGACTACAACAGCCAAG CAGGTCAAGGATACTCCAGCCAGTCAGGCTTCTCTGAGTTCCCCAACACCCCTGGAACTCCAACCCTGAGAGACTTCACCTCCCCTGGACCACCTAACATCTACCAGCAGgaccag ATGTCCCACTCTGGCCGTATGGACCCTTCCCATAATGCCCtgcagcaacaacagcagcagcaccagcagGGTGTCCACGGTAACCAGAGTATCGGAGGCGGCGTTGGCGGACAGATGCAGCAGCGGAACTCCAATACCCAGAATGCCCGGCTGCAGACGGAGGGTTCGTTCGGCCTGGGTGgagcgggaggaggagagggagcggATCACACCCTGGAC CTTCTCCCTGAGCTGACCAATCCAGATGAGCTGTTGTCCTACCTAGGTCCTCCAGATCTACCTAGCAACAGCAACGAtgacctgctctctctgttcgAGAACAACTGA
- the zmiz2 gene encoding zinc finger MIZ domain-containing protein 2 isoform X4: protein MNPLNSMKPGLPPTPHSDGNFLYDSASWQQGTNQQPGALSVVTTVWGVTNPSHSQVFGAPMGPGGNSGGHMMQGSGGGGGMSPGVNHQYQSYGDKGYGQPGLYGRPNTAYNQAPPYGQSYSNNGGGGGMGQRPPSDFTQAAAAAVAAAAATATATATATVAAIQEKQNQEMNYGQMGGGPSSYSTQFLSHPGPQQGGPRGPPGMSPSGMVQSRPGQHPSMGGMGYPSHPSQGQGQRMSQQHPGYPAGQQQGLKRPYQSEGFPGQQQYGSGGMSPYHGGQPLQYPPGPQQRPPQSPSYHPNQRMPPMAQYQQGPPNPAQYYKEQQYNGQQGNMPPGGYNAFTQAAVNAQGGRVMPGYPSSPLGGNPTPPMTPGSMPPYLSPGGPGPDTKPPYLPQGPDIKPPYLPQGPDIKPNINSLQPPTGNPSDDLRLTFPVRDGVVLEPFRLEHNLAVSNHAFQLRDSVYKTLMMRPDLELQFKCYHHEDRQMNTNWPASVQVSGPCLQVSVNATPLTIERGDNKTSHKPLYLKQVCQPGRNTIQITVTACCCSHLFVLQLVHRPSVRSVLQGLMKKRLLPAEHCVSKIKRNFNSGTIPGTTGLNGEDGVEQTAIKVSLKCPITFRRIQLPARGHDCRHIQCFDLESYLQLNCERGTWRCPVCNKSALLEGLEVDQYMLGILIYIQNSDYEEITIDPVCGWRPVPIKPDIHIKEEADGPVLKRCRTVSPSHMMMPNVMEMIAALGPASSPYQGLPPGGRNTPDYNSQAGQGYSSQSGFSEFPNTPGTPTLRDFTSPGPPNIYQQDQMSHSGRMDPSHNALQQQQQQHQQGVHGNQSIGGGVGGQMQQRNSNTQNARLQTEGSFGLGGAGGGEGADHTLDLLPELTNPDELLSYLGPPDLPSNSNDDLLSLFENN, encoded by the exons ATGAACCCCCTCAACTCCATGAAACCCGGTCTGCCTCCCACTccgcacag TGACGGTAACTTCCTGTATGACTCTGCCTCCTGGCAACAAGGCACCAATCAGCAGCCAGGCGCCCTCTCTGTGGTAACCACTGTCTGGGGCGTGACCAATCCCTCGCACAGCCAG GTGTTTGGTGCGCCCATGGGTCCGGGCGGGAACTCTGGAGGTCACATGATGCAGGGCAGCGGTGGCGGTGGGGGGATGAGTCCCGGTGTGAACCACCAGTACCAGAGCTATGGTGATAAGGGCTACGGACAACCAGGTCTCTACGGACGCCCCAACACCGCCTATAACCAAGCACCACCCTATGGACAGAG TTACTCTAATAatggtggtggagggggaatgGGCCAACGCCCCCCCTCTGACTTCACCCAGGCTGCTGCCGCTGCTGTTGCCGCCGCTGCTGCCACGGCAACCGCCACTGCCACGGCAACAGTTGCCGCCATCCAGGAGAAGCAGAACCAGGAAATGAACTACGGCCAG ATGGGCGGAGGACCATCCTCCTACAGTACCCAGTTCCTGTCCCACCCGGGCCCCCAGCAGGGTGGGCCCCGCGGCCCCCCGGGGATGAGCCCCAGTGGGATGGTCCAGTCCCGGCCTGGACAGCACCCCTCAATGGGGGGCATGGGGTACCCCTCGCACCCCTCCCAGGGTCAGGGCCAGAGGATGTCCCAGCAGCACCCAGGCTACCCAGCAGGTCAACAACAGGGGCTCAAACGCCCCTATCAATCTGAG GGTTTCCCAGGGCAGCAACAGTATGGTTCAGGGGGCATGTCTCCGTACCATGGTGGCCAGCCCCTCCAGTACCCCCCCGGCCCCCAGCAGCGCCCGCCCCAGTCCCCATCATACCACCCCAACCAGCGCATGCCCCCCATGGCACAGTACCAGCAAGGTCCACCCAACCCGGCACAGTACTACAAG gAGCAGCAGTACAATGGGCAGCAGGGTAACATGCCACCAGGAGGCTACAACGCCTTCACACAGGCTGCTGTCAATGCG CAGGGTGGCCGAGTGATGCCGGGGTACCCCAGTTCTCCTTTGGGGGGTAACCCAACCCCTCCCATGACTCCAGGCAGCATGCCCCCCTACCTGTCACCCGGTGGGCCTGGACCGGACACCAAGCCCCCCTACCTCCCCCAAGGCCCTGACATCAAGCCCCCCTACCTCCCCCAAGGCCCTGACATCAAGCCCAACATCAACTCCCTACAGCCCCCCACTG GTAACCCTAGCGACGACCTGCGGCTGACCTTCCCGGTGCGCGACGGCGTGGTGCTGGAGCCGTTCCGATTGGAGCACAACCTGGCAGTCAGCAACCATGCCTTCCAGCTGCGAGACTCTGTCTACAAAACCCTCATGATGAG GCCTGACCTGGAGCTGCAGTTTAAGTGTTATCACCATGAGGACCGGCAGATGAACACTAACTGGCCCGCTTCCGTACAG GTTTCTGGTCCTTGCTTACAGGTGAGTGTGAACGCCACACCGCTCACCATCGAGAGGGGCGACAACAAGACGTCCCACAAGCCCCTCTACCTCAAGCAGGTGTGTCAGCCGGGACGCAACACCATCCAGATCACCGTCACCGCCTGCTGCTGC tccCACCTGTTTGTGTTGCAGCTGGTCCACAGGCCATCAGTACGCTCAGTTCTGCAAGGTTTAATGAAGAAGAGATTACTGCCCGCAGAGCACTGTGTGTCTAAGA TTAAGAGGAACTTCAATAGTGGGACCATCCCTGGAACCACAGGGCTGAACGGAGAGGATGGTGTGGAGCAGACAGCCATCAAAGTCTCTCTGAAATGTCCCATCACCTTCAGACGCATCCAGCTGCCCGCTCGGGGACACGACTGTAGACATATCCAG tgtttTGACCTGGAGTCGTACCTGCAGTTGAACTGTGAGAGAGGGACCTGGAGATGCCCTGTGTGCAA TAAAAGCGCTCTACTGGAGGGACTAGAAGTGGACCAGTACATGCTGGGGATTCTAATTTACATACagaa cTCGGACTATGAGGAGATCACCATTGATCCAGTGTGTGGCTGGAGGCCGGTGCCCATTAAACCAGACATCCACATAAAGGAGGAAGCAGACGGGCCTGTGTTGAAGCGCTGCCGGACGGTCAGCCCCAGTCACATGATGATGCCCAATGTCATGGAGATGATAGCTGCCCTGGGACCGGCCTCCTCGCCCTACCAGGGtctaccacctgggggcaggaACACACCTGACTACAACAGCCAAG CAGGTCAAGGATACTCCAGCCAGTCAGGCTTCTCTGAGTTCCCCAACACCCCTGGAACTCCAACCCTGAGAGACTTCACCTCCCCTGGACCACCTAACATCTACCAGCAGgaccag ATGTCCCACTCTGGCCGTATGGACCCTTCCCATAATGCCCtgcagcaacaacagcagcagcaccagcagGGTGTCCACGGTAACCAGAGTATCGGAGGCGGCGTTGGCGGACAGATGCAGCAGCGGAACTCCAATACCCAGAATGCCCGGCTGCAGACGGAGGGTTCGTTCGGCCTGGGTGgagcgggaggaggagagggagcggATCACACCCTGGAC CTTCTCCCTGAGCTGACCAATCCAGATGAGCTGTTGTCCTACCTAGGTCCTCCAGATCTACCTAGCAACAGCAACGAtgacctgctctctctgttcgAGAACAACTGA
- the zmiz2 gene encoding zinc finger MIZ domain-containing protein 2 isoform X8: MNPLNSMKPGLPPTPHSDGNFLYDSASWQQGTNQQPGALSVVTTVWGVTNPSHSQVFGAPMGPGGNSGGHMMQGSGGGGGMSPGVNHQYQSYGDKGYGQPGLYGRPNTAYNQAPPYGQSYSNNGGGGGMGQRPPSDFTQAAAAAVAAAAATATATATATVAAIQEKQNQEMNYGQMGGGPSSYSTQFLSHPGPQQGGPRGPPGMSPSGMVQSRPGQHPSMGGMGYPSHPSQGQGQRMSQQHPGYPAGQQQGLKRPYQSEGFPGQQQYGSGGMSPYHGGQPLQYPPGPQQRPPQSPSYHPNQRMPPMAQYQQGPPNPAQYYKEQQYNGQQGNMPPGGYNAFTQAAVNAQGGRVMPGYPSSPLGGNPTPPMTPGSMPPYLSPGGPGPDTKPPYLPQGPDIKPPYLPQGPDIKPNINSLQPPTGNPSDDLRLTFPVRDGVVLEPFRLEHNLAVSNHAFQLRDSVYKTLMMRPDLELQFKCYHHEDRQMNTNWPASVQVQSHLQVSGPCLQVSVNATPLTIERGDNKTSHKPLYLKQVCQPGRNTIQITVTACCCSHLFVLQLVHRPSVRSVLQGLMKKRLLPAEHCVSKIKRNFNSGTIPGTTGLNGEDGVEQTAIKVSLKCPITFRRIQLPARGHDCRHIQCFDLESYLQLNCERGTWRCPVCNKSALLEGLEVDQYMLGILIYIQNSDYEEITIDPVCGWRPVPIKPDIHIKEEADGPVLKRCRTVSPSHMMMPNVMEMIAALGPASSPYQGLPPGGRNTPDYNSQAGQGYSSQSGFSEFPNTPGTPTLRDFTSPGPPNIYQQDQMSHSGRMDPSHNALQQQQQQHQQGVHGNQSIGGGVGGQMQQRNSNTQNARLQTEGSFGLGGAGGGEGADHTLDGRNFHRSFYFDNPSP, from the exons ATGAACCCCCTCAACTCCATGAAACCCGGTCTGCCTCCCACTccgcacag TGACGGTAACTTCCTGTATGACTCTGCCTCCTGGCAACAAGGCACCAATCAGCAGCCAGGCGCCCTCTCTGTGGTAACCACTGTCTGGGGCGTGACCAATCCCTCGCACAGCCAG GTGTTTGGTGCGCCCATGGGTCCGGGCGGGAACTCTGGAGGTCACATGATGCAGGGCAGCGGTGGCGGTGGGGGGATGAGTCCCGGTGTGAACCACCAGTACCAGAGCTATGGTGATAAGGGCTACGGACAACCAGGTCTCTACGGACGCCCCAACACCGCCTATAACCAAGCACCACCCTATGGACAGAG TTACTCTAATAatggtggtggagggggaatgGGCCAACGCCCCCCCTCTGACTTCACCCAGGCTGCTGCCGCTGCTGTTGCCGCCGCTGCTGCCACGGCAACCGCCACTGCCACGGCAACAGTTGCCGCCATCCAGGAGAAGCAGAACCAGGAAATGAACTACGGCCAG ATGGGCGGAGGACCATCCTCCTACAGTACCCAGTTCCTGTCCCACCCGGGCCCCCAGCAGGGTGGGCCCCGCGGCCCCCCGGGGATGAGCCCCAGTGGGATGGTCCAGTCCCGGCCTGGACAGCACCCCTCAATGGGGGGCATGGGGTACCCCTCGCACCCCTCCCAGGGTCAGGGCCAGAGGATGTCCCAGCAGCACCCAGGCTACCCAGCAGGTCAACAACAGGGGCTCAAACGCCCCTATCAATCTGAG GGTTTCCCAGGGCAGCAACAGTATGGTTCAGGGGGCATGTCTCCGTACCATGGTGGCCAGCCCCTCCAGTACCCCCCCGGCCCCCAGCAGCGCCCGCCCCAGTCCCCATCATACCACCCCAACCAGCGCATGCCCCCCATGGCACAGTACCAGCAAGGTCCACCCAACCCGGCACAGTACTACAAG gAGCAGCAGTACAATGGGCAGCAGGGTAACATGCCACCAGGAGGCTACAACGCCTTCACACAGGCTGCTGTCAATGCG CAGGGTGGCCGAGTGATGCCGGGGTACCCCAGTTCTCCTTTGGGGGGTAACCCAACCCCTCCCATGACTCCAGGCAGCATGCCCCCCTACCTGTCACCCGGTGGGCCTGGACCGGACACCAAGCCCCCCTACCTCCCCCAAGGCCCTGACATCAAGCCCCCCTACCTCCCCCAAGGCCCTGACATCAAGCCCAACATCAACTCCCTACAGCCCCCCACTG GTAACCCTAGCGACGACCTGCGGCTGACCTTCCCGGTGCGCGACGGCGTGGTGCTGGAGCCGTTCCGATTGGAGCACAACCTGGCAGTCAGCAACCATGCCTTCCAGCTGCGAGACTCTGTCTACAAAACCCTCATGATGAG GCCTGACCTGGAGCTGCAGTTTAAGTGTTATCACCATGAGGACCGGCAGATGAACACTAACTGGCCCGCTTCCGTACAGGTACAATCACACTTACAG GTTTCTGGTCCTTGCTTACAGGTGAGTGTGAACGCCACACCGCTCACCATCGAGAGGGGCGACAACAAGACGTCCCACAAGCCCCTCTACCTCAAGCAGGTGTGTCAGCCGGGACGCAACACCATCCAGATCACCGTCACCGCCTGCTGCTGC tccCACCTGTTTGTGTTGCAGCTGGTCCACAGGCCATCAGTACGCTCAGTTCTGCAAGGTTTAATGAAGAAGAGATTACTGCCCGCAGAGCACTGTGTGTCTAAGA TTAAGAGGAACTTCAATAGTGGGACCATCCCTGGAACCACAGGGCTGAACGGAGAGGATGGTGTGGAGCAGACAGCCATCAAAGTCTCTCTGAAATGTCCCATCACCTTCAGACGCATCCAGCTGCCCGCTCGGGGACACGACTGTAGACATATCCAG tgtttTGACCTGGAGTCGTACCTGCAGTTGAACTGTGAGAGAGGGACCTGGAGATGCCCTGTGTGCAA TAAAAGCGCTCTACTGGAGGGACTAGAAGTGGACCAGTACATGCTGGGGATTCTAATTTACATACagaa cTCGGACTATGAGGAGATCACCATTGATCCAGTGTGTGGCTGGAGGCCGGTGCCCATTAAACCAGACATCCACATAAAGGAGGAAGCAGACGGGCCTGTGTTGAAGCGCTGCCGGACGGTCAGCCCCAGTCACATGATGATGCCCAATGTCATGGAGATGATAGCTGCCCTGGGACCGGCCTCCTCGCCCTACCAGGGtctaccacctgggggcaggaACACACCTGACTACAACAGCCAAG CAGGTCAAGGATACTCCAGCCAGTCAGGCTTCTCTGAGTTCCCCAACACCCCTGGAACTCCAACCCTGAGAGACTTCACCTCCCCTGGACCACCTAACATCTACCAGCAGgaccag ATGTCCCACTCTGGCCGTATGGACCCTTCCCATAATGCCCtgcagcaacaacagcagcagcaccagcagGGTGTCCACGGTAACCAGAGTATCGGAGGCGGCGTTGGCGGACAGATGCAGCAGCGGAACTCCAATACCCAGAATGCCCGGCTGCAGACGGAGGGTTCGTTCGGCCTGGGTGgagcgggaggaggagagggagcggATCACACCCTGGAC GGGAGGAACTTCCACAGATCATTCTACTTCGACAACC CTTCTCCCTGA
- the zmiz2 gene encoding zinc finger MIZ domain-containing protein 2 isoform X6, with product MNPLNSMKPGLPPTPHSDGNFLYDSASWQQGTNQQPGALSVVTTVWGVTNPSHSQVFGAPMGPGGNSGGHMMQGSGGGGGMSPGVNHQYQSYGDKGYGQPGLYGRPNTAYNQAPPYGQSYSNNGGGGGMGQRPPSDFTQAAAAAVAAAAATATATATATVAAIQEKQNQEMNYGQMGGGPSSYSTQFLSHPGPQQGGPRGPPGMSPSGMVQSRPGQHPSMGGMGYPSHPSQGQGQRMSQQHPGYPAGQQQGLKRPYQSEGFPGQQQYGSGGMSPYHGGQPLQYPPGPQQRPPQSPSYHPNQRMPPMAQYQQGPPNPAQYYKEQQYNGQQGNMPPGGYNAFTQAAVNAQGGRVMPGYPSSPLGGNPTPPMTPGSMPPYLSPGGPGPDTKPPYLPQGPDIKPPYLPQGPDIKPNINSLQPPTGNPSDDLRLTFPVRDGVVLEPFRLEHNLAVSNHAFQLRDSVYKTLMMRPDLELQFKCYHHEDRQMNTNWPASVQVQSHLQVSGPCLQVSVNATPLTIERGDNKTSHKPLYLKQVCQPGRNTIQITVTACCCSHLFVLQLVHRPSVRSVLQGLMKKRLLPAEHCVSKIKRNFNSGTIPGTTGLNGEDGVEQTAIKVSLKCPITFRRIQLPARGHDCRHIQCFDLESYLQLNCERGTWRCPVCNKSALLEGLEVDQYMLGILIYIQNSDYEEITIDPVCGWRPVPIKPDIHIKEEADGPVLKRCRTVSPSHMMMPNVMEMIAALGPASSPYQGLPPGGRNTPDYNSQAGQGYSSQSGFSEFPNTPGTPTLRDFTSPGPPNIYQQDQMSHSGRMDPSHNALQQQQQQHQQGVHGNQSIGGGVGGQMQQRNSNTQNARLQTEGSFGLGGAGGGEGADHTLDGRNFHRSFYFDNRKTTIRQPLDNPSP from the exons ATGAACCCCCTCAACTCCATGAAACCCGGTCTGCCTCCCACTccgcacag TGACGGTAACTTCCTGTATGACTCTGCCTCCTGGCAACAAGGCACCAATCAGCAGCCAGGCGCCCTCTCTGTGGTAACCACTGTCTGGGGCGTGACCAATCCCTCGCACAGCCAG GTGTTTGGTGCGCCCATGGGTCCGGGCGGGAACTCTGGAGGTCACATGATGCAGGGCAGCGGTGGCGGTGGGGGGATGAGTCCCGGTGTGAACCACCAGTACCAGAGCTATGGTGATAAGGGCTACGGACAACCAGGTCTCTACGGACGCCCCAACACCGCCTATAACCAAGCACCACCCTATGGACAGAG TTACTCTAATAatggtggtggagggggaatgGGCCAACGCCCCCCCTCTGACTTCACCCAGGCTGCTGCCGCTGCTGTTGCCGCCGCTGCTGCCACGGCAACCGCCACTGCCACGGCAACAGTTGCCGCCATCCAGGAGAAGCAGAACCAGGAAATGAACTACGGCCAG ATGGGCGGAGGACCATCCTCCTACAGTACCCAGTTCCTGTCCCACCCGGGCCCCCAGCAGGGTGGGCCCCGCGGCCCCCCGGGGATGAGCCCCAGTGGGATGGTCCAGTCCCGGCCTGGACAGCACCCCTCAATGGGGGGCATGGGGTACCCCTCGCACCCCTCCCAGGGTCAGGGCCAGAGGATGTCCCAGCAGCACCCAGGCTACCCAGCAGGTCAACAACAGGGGCTCAAACGCCCCTATCAATCTGAG GGTTTCCCAGGGCAGCAACAGTATGGTTCAGGGGGCATGTCTCCGTACCATGGTGGCCAGCCCCTCCAGTACCCCCCCGGCCCCCAGCAGCGCCCGCCCCAGTCCCCATCATACCACCCCAACCAGCGCATGCCCCCCATGGCACAGTACCAGCAAGGTCCACCCAACCCGGCACAGTACTACAAG gAGCAGCAGTACAATGGGCAGCAGGGTAACATGCCACCAGGAGGCTACAACGCCTTCACACAGGCTGCTGTCAATGCG CAGGGTGGCCGAGTGATGCCGGGGTACCCCAGTTCTCCTTTGGGGGGTAACCCAACCCCTCCCATGACTCCAGGCAGCATGCCCCCCTACCTGTCACCCGGTGGGCCTGGACCGGACACCAAGCCCCCCTACCTCCCCCAAGGCCCTGACATCAAGCCCCCCTACCTCCCCCAAGGCCCTGACATCAAGCCCAACATCAACTCCCTACAGCCCCCCACTG GTAACCCTAGCGACGACCTGCGGCTGACCTTCCCGGTGCGCGACGGCGTGGTGCTGGAGCCGTTCCGATTGGAGCACAACCTGGCAGTCAGCAACCATGCCTTCCAGCTGCGAGACTCTGTCTACAAAACCCTCATGATGAG GCCTGACCTGGAGCTGCAGTTTAAGTGTTATCACCATGAGGACCGGCAGATGAACACTAACTGGCCCGCTTCCGTACAGGTACAATCACACTTACAG GTTTCTGGTCCTTGCTTACAGGTGAGTGTGAACGCCACACCGCTCACCATCGAGAGGGGCGACAACAAGACGTCCCACAAGCCCCTCTACCTCAAGCAGGTGTGTCAGCCGGGACGCAACACCATCCAGATCACCGTCACCGCCTGCTGCTGC tccCACCTGTTTGTGTTGCAGCTGGTCCACAGGCCATCAGTACGCTCAGTTCTGCAAGGTTTAATGAAGAAGAGATTACTGCCCGCAGAGCACTGTGTGTCTAAGA TTAAGAGGAACTTCAATAGTGGGACCATCCCTGGAACCACAGGGCTGAACGGAGAGGATGGTGTGGAGCAGACAGCCATCAAAGTCTCTCTGAAATGTCCCATCACCTTCAGACGCATCCAGCTGCCCGCTCGGGGACACGACTGTAGACATATCCAG tgtttTGACCTGGAGTCGTACCTGCAGTTGAACTGTGAGAGAGGGACCTGGAGATGCCCTGTGTGCAA TAAAAGCGCTCTACTGGAGGGACTAGAAGTGGACCAGTACATGCTGGGGATTCTAATTTACATACagaa cTCGGACTATGAGGAGATCACCATTGATCCAGTGTGTGGCTGGAGGCCGGTGCCCATTAAACCAGACATCCACATAAAGGAGGAAGCAGACGGGCCTGTGTTGAAGCGCTGCCGGACGGTCAGCCCCAGTCACATGATGATGCCCAATGTCATGGAGATGATAGCTGCCCTGGGACCGGCCTCCTCGCCCTACCAGGGtctaccacctgggggcaggaACACACCTGACTACAACAGCCAAG CAGGTCAAGGATACTCCAGCCAGTCAGGCTTCTCTGAGTTCCCCAACACCCCTGGAACTCCAACCCTGAGAGACTTCACCTCCCCTGGACCACCTAACATCTACCAGCAGgaccag ATGTCCCACTCTGGCCGTATGGACCCTTCCCATAATGCCCtgcagcaacaacagcagcagcaccagcagGGTGTCCACGGTAACCAGAGTATCGGAGGCGGCGTTGGCGGACAGATGCAGCAGCGGAACTCCAATACCCAGAATGCCCGGCTGCAGACGGAGGGTTCGTTCGGCCTGGGTGgagcgggaggaggagagggagcggATCACACCCTGGAC GGGAGGAACTTCCACAGATCATTCTACTTCGACAACCGTAAGACAACCATAAGACAACCGTTAGACAACC CTTCTCCCTGA